The following coding sequences lie in one Anas platyrhynchos isolate ZD024472 breed Pekin duck chromosome 15, IASCAAS_PekinDuck_T2T, whole genome shotgun sequence genomic window:
- the CCZ1 gene encoding vacuolar fusion protein CCZ1 homolog yields MATAAAGGAAQEKQLAPTLLSFFIYNPKLGPKEGEEEKKILFYHPNEVEKNEKIRNVGLCEAIVQFTRTFSPTKPAKSLHTQKNRQFFHEPEENFWMVMVVRNPIIEKHKDGKPVYEYQEEELLDKVYSSVLQQCYSMYKLFNGTFVKAMEDGGVKVLKERLEKFFHRYLQTLHLQSCDLLDVFCGISFFPLDKMTYLKIQSFINRMEESLNIVKYTAFLYNDQLIWSGLEQDDMRILYKYLTTSLFPRHMEPELAGRDSPIRAEMPGNLQHYGRFLTGPLNLNDPEAKCRFPKIFVNTDDTYEELHLIVYKAMSAAVCFMIDASIPPTLEFCRKLDSIVGPQLTVLASDICEQYNINKRISGAEKEPQFKFIYFNHMNLAEKSTIHMRKTPSVSLASVHPDLMKILGDINSDFSRVDEDEEIIVKAMSDYWVVGKKSDQRELYVILNQKNANLIEVNEEVKKLCATQFNNIFFLD; encoded by the exons ATGgcgacggcggcggcggggggagcCGCCCAGGAGAAGCAGCTCGCTCCGACCCTGCTCAGTTTCTTCATCTACAACCCCAAGCTGGGGCCCAAAGAGGGAGAG gaagaaaagaagattcTCTTCTATCACCCAAATGAAgtagaaaagaatgaaaaaattagaaatgtgGGACTGTGTGAAGCTATAGTACAGTTCACAAG GACCTTTAGTCCAACAAAACCTGCAAAATCCCTACATACACAGAAGAACAGACAATTTTTCCATGAACCTGAAGAGAATTTCTGGATGGTCATG GTTGTACGAAACCCTATAATAGAAAAACACAAAGATGGAAAACCAGTCTATGAATATCAGGAAGAAGAATTACTG GATAAGGTCTATAGTTCGGTCCTGCAGCAGTGCTACAGCATGTACAAG CTTTTCAATGGCACATTTGTGAAAGCCATGGAAGATGGAGGTGTAAAAGTTCTAAAGGAAAGACTAGAGAAGTTCTTCCATCGG TACTTGCAGACACTGCACTTACAATCTTGCGATCTGCTGGACGTATTTTGTGGAATCAGCTTCTTTCCACTGGATAAAATGACTTACTTGAAAATTCAGTCATTTATTAATAGGATGGAAGAAAGCTTGAACATAGTCAAATATACTGCTTTTCTCTACAATGATCAGCTTATCTG GAGTGGACTGGAACAAGATGACATGAGAATTTTGTACAAATATCTCACAACATCTCTGTTTCCAAGACACATGGAGCCTGAG TTAGCAGGAAGAGATTCTCCAATACGTGCTGAAATGCCAGGAAACCTACAACATTATGGAAG GTTTCTTACTGGACCCTTAAATCTTAATGATCCAGAAGCAAAATGCCGATTCCCCAAAATATTTGTTAACACTGATGACACTTACGAAGAGCTTCATTTAATTGTATATAAG GCCATGAGTGCAGCTGTCTGCTTTATGATTGATG CTTCAATTCCGCCTACACTGGAGTTTTGCCGTAAACTGGACAGCATTGTTGGGCCTCAACTTACTGTGTTAGCATCAGACATATGTGAACAATACAACATCAACAAGAGAATATCAGG GGCTGAGAAGGAGCCACAGTTTAAGTTTATCTATTTCAATCACATGAACCTTGCAGAGAAGAGTACTATTCACATGAGGAAAACACCCAGTGTATCACTTGCATCTGTACATCCTGACCTCATGAAGATTCTTGGTGACATCAACAGTGACTTCTCTAG AGTTGACGAAGATGAGGAAATTATTGTGAAGGCAATGAGTGATTACTGGGTAGTTGGGAAAAAGTCTGACCAGCGAGAACTGTATGTTATTTTGAatcaaaaaaatgcaaatctgATTGAAGTTAATG aagaaGTGAAGAAACTTTGTGCAACacaatttaataatattttcttcttggaTTGA